From Oscillatoria sp. FACHB-1407, a single genomic window includes:
- a CDS encoding TerC family protein, translating to MLDKLLDLSPNFGLDTLLLLLVLVALEAVLSADNAIALAALAQGMSDSKMQRQALNLGLIVAFVLRVTLILTATWVIQFWQFELLGAAYLLWLVFQYFTSEKSEDGHEHHGPRFTSLWQAIPMIALTDVAFSLDSVTTAIAVSQETWIVLAGGTIGIMTLRLMAGLFIRWLSEYEHLEDAGYITVALVGLRLLLKVINENLVPPEWVMISAIALLFIWGFSKRNEQSEAIDNSIDGSLPGSMSNTSSINETTLVEPEKTAQEVSAD from the coding sequence ATGCTGGATAAACTGCTAGACCTTTCCCCCAATTTTGGACTGGATACATTACTGTTGCTCCTGGTGCTGGTAGCCCTGGAAGCAGTCTTATCCGCCGATAATGCGATCGCCCTGGCAGCCTTAGCCCAAGGCATGAGTGACAGCAAGATGCAACGTCAAGCTCTCAATTTGGGCTTAATCGTTGCCTTTGTCTTACGCGTCACGCTGATCTTGACTGCAACGTGGGTAATTCAATTTTGGCAGTTTGAATTGTTGGGTGCTGCCTATCTACTCTGGTTGGTGTTCCAATACTTCACATCCGAGAAAAGCGAAGACGGGCATGAGCATCATGGTCCCCGGTTTACCTCTCTGTGGCAAGCCATTCCCATGATTGCCCTGACAGATGTGGCATTCTCGCTGGATAGTGTGACAACGGCGATCGCCGTTTCTCAGGAAACTTGGATTGTTTTGGCAGGCGGAACCATTGGAATCATGACCTTGCGGCTAATGGCAGGGCTATTTATTCGCTGGCTCAGCGAGTACGAGCATTTGGAAGACGCGGGTTATATTACCGTTGCCCTGGTCGGACTACGCCTGTTGCTCAAGGTCATTAACGAAAATCTTGTACCTCCAGAGTGGGTGATGATCAGTGCGATCGCCCTGCTATTTATCTGGGGCTTCTCCAAGCGCAACGAACAATCTGAGGCGATCGACAATTCAATTGATGGCTCCTTGCCCGGTTCAATGAGCAACACATCGTCAATCAATGAAACAACTCTGGTTGAACCCGAGAAAACAGCACAAGAAGTCTCAGCAGATTAG
- a CDS encoding tetratricopeptide repeat protein, whose translation MSESPSLRDRYLDLIDQIVQMTLKGQIRSKEQVFQMLSDGVAVGTGEVFERCLGDRLETFEQQSKTKDELKQAKATRSLRALQTVRGEWERWQQQNQASAALMTAVQEVLGAGTGDDAPGGRLQALLRVLDPNRPHPLNLSQWQQLAKLLPQKVQQLEVATPELQVEIQDMAQGLTQGLDNWHRLENHLVSWIYEQGQGQLGFGGVPGDRGPWAVWAKQVNSPLLKAFFQQLALEQSVSDWISHTSDFGVAALVEWVVVLRCLQQGLVAWFDKLVYDSKVGAKLSISTFLGFAVIWSQLGNGLSRSTSLNATNRSRLADGCLQVTLQILRTFAQRDYFPLYGGIFASFSGQSLRDALNYLDEPLKRAEKTQEKARILTLLGYSQRAQGRIEQAIAFHQQALVIAREAGDSVCEIASLNHLSRTYVAQSNYSEAINYSQRALILSRQSGDRPGEANALANLGYSEVFQAQQLEAEPEVYEMAVNYLQQGLQLSERLGDRQSLALCLSSLGIAYVVLEQLPEAIACLEKGVQAAQFSGDLYLQGVSLAYLAEAHYRLQHHPQAIAFGCIGMYLLEQIVSNSWRQPAGLLTVLRGQLGDEAFRSILGQQRSQIIAVIGVDGYDYLPELLKRYQQEG comes from the coding sequence ATGTCAGAATCCCCTTCACTGCGCGATCGCTACTTAGACTTGATTGACCAGATTGTGCAAATGACGCTCAAGGGTCAAATTCGCTCGAAAGAGCAGGTTTTTCAGATGTTGTCCGATGGTGTTGCTGTGGGTACTGGGGAGGTTTTTGAGCGATGTCTGGGCGATCGCCTCGAAACCTTTGAACAACAGAGCAAAACCAAGGATGAGCTAAAACAGGCAAAAGCGACTCGCAGCCTGCGGGCACTGCAAACCGTTCGGGGCGAGTGGGAGCGATGGCAACAGCAAAACCAGGCGAGTGCTGCCTTGATGACAGCCGTGCAGGAGGTGTTGGGAGCAGGAACGGGGGATGATGCTCCTGGTGGACGCCTGCAAGCGTTGTTGCGAGTACTAGACCCGAATCGTCCGCACCCTTTGAACTTGTCGCAATGGCAACAGCTTGCCAAACTGCTGCCTCAAAAGGTTCAGCAGCTTGAGGTGGCAACCCCAGAGTTGCAAGTTGAGATTCAAGACATGGCGCAGGGACTGACGCAAGGCTTAGACAACTGGCATCGCTTAGAAAATCATCTGGTGAGTTGGATTTATGAGCAGGGGCAGGGGCAACTGGGATTTGGTGGAGTTCCGGGCGATCGCGGCCCCTGGGCAGTCTGGGCAAAGCAGGTAAATAGCCCTTTGTTAAAGGCATTCTTTCAACAATTAGCGTTGGAACAATCGGTTTCCGACTGGATTAGCCATACGTCTGACTTTGGTGTAGCTGCGCTGGTCGAGTGGGTCGTGGTTTTGCGTTGTTTGCAGCAGGGGTTGGTCGCCTGGTTTGACAAGTTGGTGTATGACTCAAAGGTAGGAGCGAAGCTTTCTATCTCGACTTTTCTGGGTTTTGCGGTGATCTGGTCGCAGTTGGGTAATGGGCTGAGTCGCTCAACCAGCTTAAATGCAACAAACCGCAGTCGTCTGGCAGATGGATGTCTACAGGTGACGTTGCAAATTTTGCGGACGTTTGCTCAGCGAGACTATTTTCCTCTTTATGGGGGGATTTTCGCTTCCTTCTCAGGACAATCTCTTCGAGACGCTCTGAACTACCTGGATGAACCCCTCAAACGAGCCGAGAAAACTCAGGAAAAAGCCCGAATTCTAACGCTGTTGGGCTACTCCCAACGAGCACAGGGACGCATCGAACAGGCGATCGCCTTTCATCAACAAGCGTTAGTCATTGCGAGAGAGGCAGGTGATTCCGTTTGTGAAATTGCCAGCCTCAACCACCTCAGCCGCACCTATGTGGCACAGTCCAACTATAGTGAGGCGATTAACTACAGCCAAAGAGCTTTGATTTTGAGTCGTCAGAGTGGCGATCGCCCCGGTGAAGCTAATGCCCTGGCAAATTTGGGCTACAGCGAAGTGTTTCAGGCGCAGCAGCTTGAGGCAGAGCCGGAGGTCTACGAAATGGCGGTGAACTACTTACAACAAGGCTTGCAACTGTCAGAACGGTTGGGCGATCGCCAGAGCCTAGCCCTTTGCCTCAGCAGTTTGGGGATTGCTTATGTCGTGTTAGAGCAACTACCAGAGGCGATCGCGTGTTTAGAAAAAGGCGTTCAAGCGGCTCAGTTTTCAGGCGATTTATACCTTCAAGGTGTGAGCTTGGCATACCTGGCAGAGGCTCACTATCGTCTGCAACACCACCCTCAGGCGATCGCCTTTGGCTGCATTGGCATGTACTTGCTGGAACAAATCGTTTCTAATAGCTGGCGACAACCTGCCGGATTGCTGACGGTGTTGCGAGGTCAACTAGGGGATGAAGCATTTCGATCGATTTTAGGACAGCAGCGATCGCAAATTATCGCTGTGATTGGAGTCGATGGCTATGACTATTTGCCAGAACTCCTAAAGCGATACCAACAGGAAGGGTGA
- a CDS encoding RNA polymerase sigma factor SigF, with translation MYTPIASELKSESLQLLREYQKTPSAEIRNQLVQLNFGLVRKEAHHWVNQCTESYEDLLQVGSLGLIRAIERFDMSKGHAFSSFAIPYIRGEIQHYLRDKGAPVRIPRRWQALRHQATGVIRELQVELNRPPSDTEIAAALEISLEEWQEIKLACRNRAPLSLDAPMRDEEEGSTSLGDLLPDTQYRSFQLAQEDQIRLQQALVQLEQRTRDVLEFVFLHDLTQKETAERLGISAVTVSRRVKKGLKLLKKSMLGA, from the coding sequence ATGTATACCCCGATTGCCAGTGAACTCAAAAGTGAAAGCTTACAGTTGTTGCGGGAATATCAAAAAACTCCCTCTGCTGAGATTCGGAATCAATTAGTTCAACTCAATTTTGGGTTGGTTCGTAAAGAGGCTCATCATTGGGTCAATCAGTGCACTGAGAGTTATGAAGACCTGCTGCAAGTGGGCAGTTTGGGCTTAATTCGAGCGATCGAGCGGTTTGATATGTCGAAGGGACACGCCTTTAGTTCTTTCGCGATTCCCTACATTCGAGGGGAGATTCAACACTATCTACGCGATAAGGGTGCTCCTGTCCGGATTCCTCGTCGCTGGCAAGCGTTACGTCATCAAGCAACAGGAGTGATTCGAGAGTTACAAGTTGAGCTAAACCGTCCACCCAGTGATACCGAAATTGCAGCGGCTCTCGAAATTTCGCTGGAAGAATGGCAGGAGATCAAATTAGCTTGTCGCAATCGGGCTCCTCTTAGCTTGGATGCTCCCATGCGTGATGAAGAAGAAGGATCGACATCCTTGGGCGATCTGTTGCCAGACACTCAATATCGGAGTTTTCAGTTGGCTCAAGAAGACCAGATTCGCCTTCAGCAAGCGTTAGTGCAACTCGAACAACGCACCCGTGACGTGTTGGAATTTGTCTTTCTGCACGACCTGACTCAAAAGGAAACGGCTGAGCGTTTGGGCATCAGTGCAGTTACTGTTTCACGGCGAGTCAAGAAAGGCTTAAAGCTGCTTAAGAAATCGATGCTCGGAGCCTAG
- the psaJ gene encoding photosystem I reaction center subunit IX, translating to MQDFLKYLSTAPVLATALLFVTAGILIEFNRFFPDLLFHPLP from the coding sequence ATGCAAGATTTCTTGAAATACCTTTCCACCGCTCCAGTATTGGCAACAGCATTGCTGTTTGTTACCGCTGGAATTTTAATTGAGTTCAATCGCTTTTTCCCCGATTTATTGTTCCATCCTCTTCCTTAG
- the speA gene encoding biosynthetic arginine decarboxylase — translation MGIQSKMLPVDVGKVLAETKDAVPNGHKPREASSTKKWTIEDSEELYRINGWGEPYFSINAIGHVTVSPQGDRGGSLDLFELVNALKQRNLGLPLLIRFSDILEDRIERLNACFARAITRYSYPGVYRGVFPVKCNQQRHLVEDLVRFGKPHQFGLEAGSKPELMIALATLSTPGALLICNGYKDREYIETAMLAQRLGHTPIIVLEQIEEVDLVIEASRKLGIKPILGVRAKLSSKGVGRWGTSAGDRAKFGLTVPEIIRAVEQLRRVDMLNSLQLLHYHIGSQISAIAVIKDAIREASQIYVELAGLGADMKYLDVGGGLGVDYDGSKTNFYASKNYNMQNYANDVVAEIKEACEERNLAVPTLVSESGRAIASHQSVLVFDVLGTSDVMTQPPEAIEEKEHLIIRNLYETYQSITADNYQEAFHDATQFKEESTSLFNFGYLSLTERARAEQLYWACCGKILSIARQQEYVPDDLEDLEKIMASIYYVNLSVFQSAPDSWAIDQLFPIMPIHRLDEEPTKRATLADLTCDSDGKIDQFIDLRDVKYVLELHALESKTDGTQKQDAQTTPTSSHKPYYLGLFLGGAYQEIMGNLHNLFGDTNAVHIKLTPKGYQIEHVVKGDTMREVLGYVQYDSEDLLESIRRQSEQALQEKRITIQESQLLLQNYERSLNRYTYLET, via the coding sequence ATGGGAATTCAATCAAAGATGTTACCTGTTGACGTTGGAAAAGTGCTTGCGGAAACCAAAGATGCCGTGCCAAACGGTCACAAGCCACGAGAGGCAAGTTCCACAAAAAAGTGGACGATCGAGGACAGTGAAGAGTTATATCGCATCAACGGCTGGGGAGAGCCTTATTTTTCCATTAATGCAATAGGTCATGTAACCGTCTCTCCACAAGGCGATCGCGGTGGTTCGTTAGATCTATTTGAGTTGGTCAACGCGCTGAAACAACGGAATTTAGGGTTGCCCTTGCTGATCCGATTTTCAGACATTTTGGAAGATCGCATTGAGCGATTAAATGCCTGTTTTGCAAGAGCAATTACCCGCTATAGCTATCCTGGGGTCTATCGGGGCGTATTTCCTGTGAAGTGTAACCAACAGCGACACCTGGTCGAAGATTTGGTGCGCTTTGGCAAACCCCACCAGTTTGGCTTAGAAGCCGGATCAAAACCAGAATTGATGATTGCTCTGGCGACACTCAGTACCCCCGGAGCACTGCTGATTTGCAACGGTTACAAAGACCGGGAATATATCGAGACAGCGATGCTGGCGCAGCGGCTCGGACATACGCCCATCATTGTGCTGGAGCAGATCGAAGAAGTCGATTTGGTGATTGAGGCGAGCCGTAAGCTAGGCATCAAACCCATTTTGGGGGTACGCGCCAAATTGAGCAGCAAAGGCGTCGGGCGTTGGGGCACCTCAGCGGGCGATCGCGCCAAGTTTGGCTTAACCGTTCCTGAGATTATCCGTGCTGTCGAGCAACTGCGTCGAGTAGACATGCTGAATTCGTTGCAGTTGTTGCACTATCACATTGGCTCCCAAATCTCGGCGATCGCGGTGATCAAGGATGCCATTCGGGAGGCTAGCCAGATCTACGTCGAGTTAGCTGGTTTAGGGGCTGACATGAAGTATCTAGATGTGGGTGGTGGTTTGGGCGTTGACTACGATGGCTCTAAAACCAACTTCTACGCCTCTAAAAACTACAACATGCAGAACTACGCCAATGATGTCGTAGCTGAGATTAAAGAGGCTTGTGAAGAGCGTAACCTGGCTGTACCGACGCTCGTGAGCGAAAGTGGGCGGGCGATCGCCTCTCACCAATCTGTCCTGGTGTTTGATGTATTGGGCACCAGTGATGTGATGACTCAGCCACCAGAGGCGATCGAAGAGAAAGAGCATCTAATCATTCGTAATCTCTACGAAACGTATCAATCTATCACGGCTGATAACTATCAGGAGGCGTTTCACGACGCGACTCAGTTTAAAGAAGAGTCCACCAGCCTGTTTAACTTTGGTTATCTCAGCTTGACGGAACGGGCACGGGCAGAGCAGTTGTACTGGGCTTGTTGCGGCAAGATTCTCAGCATCGCACGTCAACAGGAATACGTCCCCGATGACCTGGAAGACCTGGAAAAGATCATGGCATCGATCTACTACGTCAACCTGTCAGTTTTTCAATCGGCTCCCGATAGTTGGGCGATCGACCAACTGTTCCCGATCATGCCGATCCATCGGTTGGATGAGGAACCTACAAAACGGGCTACGTTGGCTGACTTGACCTGCGACAGTGACGGAAAAATTGACCAGTTCATCGACCTGCGCGATGTCAAGTACGTGCTGGAGCTTCATGCCCTGGAAAGCAAAACAGACGGTACGCAAAAGCAAGATGCCCAGACAACTCCAACTTCGTCGCACAAGCCCTACTACTTAGGCTTGTTTCTCGGTGGAGCTTACCAGGAAATTATGGGTAACCTGCACAATCTGTTTGGCGATACCAACGCCGTTCACATCAAACTGACGCCCAAAGGCTATCAGATTGAGCATGTCGTGAAAGGCGACACCATGCGAGAGGTGTTGGGTTACGTACAGTATGACTCCGAGGACTTGCTAGAAAGCATTCGTCGGCAGTCTGAGCAAGCCCTCCAGGAAAAGCGCATCACGATCCAAGAGTCGCAGTTGTTATTGCAAAACTACGAGCGATCGCTAAACCGTTACACCTACCTGGAAACTTAG
- the clpP gene encoding ATP-dependent Clp endopeptidase proteolytic subunit ClpP yields MIPTVIEQSGRGERAFDIYSRLLRERIVFLGQPIDADVANLVVAQLLFLEAEDPEKDIYLYINSPGGSVSAGLGIFDTMNHIRPDVCTICVGLAASMGAFLLAAGAQGKRMSLPHSRIMIHQPLGGAQGQATDIEIQAKEILYLKQKLNEALAKNTGQPLERIERDTDRDFFMSAQEAADYGLIDQVINRQAIGARPAVVK; encoded by the coding sequence ATGATTCCTACCGTTATTGAACAATCCGGACGTGGCGAACGCGCCTTTGACATTTACTCTCGACTTTTGCGCGAGCGAATTGTGTTTCTGGGTCAGCCCATTGACGCCGATGTTGCCAACCTGGTCGTGGCTCAACTGCTCTTTTTAGAAGCAGAAGACCCTGAAAAAGACATCTATCTCTACATCAACTCGCCAGGTGGTTCGGTGAGTGCAGGGTTGGGCATTTTTGACACAATGAATCACATTCGCCCTGATGTCTGCACGATTTGTGTCGGGTTGGCTGCCAGTATGGGGGCTTTCCTGCTAGCCGCAGGAGCACAGGGTAAGCGAATGAGCTTGCCTCATTCTCGCATCATGATTCACCAACCCCTGGGTGGTGCTCAGGGTCAGGCAACGGATATTGAGATTCAAGCCAAAGAAATCTTGTATCTCAAACAGAAACTTAACGAGGCTCTTGCTAAAAATACAGGACAACCTTTGGAGAGAATTGAGCGGGATACTGACCGCGACTTCTTTATGTCAGCACAGGAAGCGGCAGATTACGGGTTGATTGATCAGGTGATTAATCGCCAAGCGATCGGCGCACGTCCTGCGGTTGTGAAATAA
- the ndk gene encoding nucleoside-diphosphate kinase has protein sequence MERTFIAIKPDGVQRGLVGEVIRRFESKGFTLIGLKLMNVSRELAEQHYGVHKERPFFPGLVSFITSGPVVAMVWEGDGVIATSRKMIGATNPLNAELGTIRGDFGVSVGRNLIHGSDAPETAQSEISLWFKEEELMDWKPTITPWLYE, from the coding sequence GTGGAACGGACATTTATCGCAATCAAACCCGATGGCGTTCAGCGCGGGCTAGTGGGTGAAGTTATTCGCCGTTTTGAGTCAAAAGGTTTTACTCTGATTGGCTTAAAACTGATGAACGTGAGCCGAGAATTGGCGGAGCAGCACTATGGTGTTCACAAAGAGCGACCCTTCTTCCCTGGGTTGGTTAGCTTCATCACCTCTGGTCCTGTAGTCGCCATGGTTTGGGAAGGGGATGGGGTCATTGCGACGAGCCGCAAGATGATTGGTGCAACCAATCCCCTTAATGCTGAGTTAGGAACCATTCGTGGAGACTTTGGCGTGAGTGTTGGGCGCAACCTGATCCATGGCTCAGACGCCCCTGAAACCGCTCAAAGCGAAATTAGCCTCTGGTTTAAAGAGGAAGAGTTGATGGATTGGAAACCAACCATCACGCCCTGGTTGTACGAGTAA
- a CDS encoding Photosystem I reaction center subunit III, whose translation MRRLFALVLVLFLWVGFAPPASADLLTPCSESPAFQQRAAKARTEQAKLRFENYSALQCGPEGLPHLIVDGSLNHAGEFIIPSILFLFIAGWIGWVGRSYIRSVKNDKEPEMSEIIIDVPRAVSLMLSGFLWPLAALKEFTTGDLTAKDEEIPVSPR comes from the coding sequence ATGCGTCGATTGTTTGCTCTAGTGCTAGTTCTCTTCCTGTGGGTTGGTTTCGCTCCCCCAGCTTCGGCTGACTTGCTGACCCCTTGCAGTGAATCTCCAGCTTTCCAGCAACGTGCTGCCAAAGCTCGTACTGAACAGGCAAAACTGCGATTTGAAAATTACTCTGCTCTGCAATGTGGACCCGAAGGATTGCCCCACCTAATCGTGGATGGCAGCCTCAACCATGCTGGTGAATTTATCATTCCTAGCATTCTGTTCCTCTTCATTGCAGGTTGGATTGGTTGGGTTGGTCGTTCCTACATCCGCTCGGTCAAAAATGACAAAGAACCCGAAATGAGTGAAATCATTATCGATGTTCCACGGGCGGTTTCGTTGATGCTGTCTGGCTTTTTGTGGCCTCTTGCTGCCCTCAAAGAATTCACCACTGGTGATCTGACAGCAAAAGACGAGGAGATTCCAGTTTCACCTCGCTAG
- a CDS encoding pentapeptide repeat-containing protein, whose protein sequence is MKEKRLQMTVTREASVISLAFATPQADLPSSDLVGADLHNADLSGADLSGVDLRNANLRGANLRGANLVGADLRGAALTNANLRGATLSRAMLSGATLSCTDLRGADLSNTILSGANLWDANLSGAALDHANLWDANLSGADLSGANLRGAILSSCDLRSANLSRSSLWGVNLNGANLSRAKLSNVDFSSADLSASNLWNADLTSADLSSALVEDTRFGQNQGLTEATRLDLKQRGAIFVNTLADRKPATGSQFESKNALSQVLPSAELAASEPPTQILLPSEAVSALPVVQDSQPSTPVINPLEPAIRNDAAVAQQRLEREIDSFLDSFTDVTADTTGTANATAKVTADVTAELSYASTQGVQPTGYGEPSWIPEYDDLGGETTEGSSWTTTTEPETTGRYLSPIARTAAEIRNRRARLQAKNVKQNHKIDQSMMNLSYRI, encoded by the coding sequence ATGAAGGAAAAGCGGCTTCAGATGACCGTAACCCGTGAAGCGTCCGTCATCAGCTTAGCCTTTGCGACTCCCCAAGCCGACCTACCTAGTAGCGATTTAGTAGGGGCAGACTTACACAATGCTGATTTGAGTGGTGCTGACTTAAGCGGAGTTGACTTGAGAAATGCCAACCTGCGGGGAGCGAACCTCCGAGGGGCTAACCTTGTGGGTGCCGACCTCCGAGGGGCTGCCCTGACAAATGCCAATCTGAGAGGGGCTACCCTCAGTCGTGCCATGCTTAGTGGTGCAACCCTAAGCTGCACTGATTTAAGGGGAGCCGATCTGAGCAATACCATTCTTAGTGGTGCCAACCTGTGGGATGCGAATTTAAGCGGTGCGGCTCTCGATCACGCCAATCTGTGGGACGCGAATCTGAGTGGGGCTGACCTCAGTGGAGCCAACCTGAGAGGGGCAATTCTCAGTAGTTGCGATTTACGAAGTGCTAATCTGAGCCGCAGTAGCCTCTGGGGAGTAAACCTCAATGGAGCTAATTTGAGTCGTGCCAAACTCTCGAATGTTGATTTCAGCAGTGCTGACCTGAGTGCCTCTAACCTCTGGAATGCTGACCTGACCAGTGCTGACTTGAGTTCCGCTCTTGTGGAAGATACTCGATTTGGTCAAAATCAAGGATTGACGGAGGCAACACGACTCGATTTGAAACAGCGTGGGGCAATTTTTGTGAACACCCTGGCGGATCGCAAACCTGCAACAGGTTCCCAGTTTGAAAGCAAGAACGCCTTAAGCCAGGTTTTGCCTTCAGCAGAGTTAGCCGCAAGTGAACCACCAACACAGATTTTATTGCCGAGTGAAGCTGTCTCAGCTCTCCCAGTAGTGCAAGACTCCCAGCCATCAACTCCAGTTATCAACCCACTTGAACCTGCGATAAGGAATGATGCTGCTGTTGCTCAGCAACGCCTTGAGAGAGAAATCGACAGTTTTCTTGACTCATTTACCGATGTGACAGCTGATACTACAGGTACAGCTAATGCTACAGCCAAGGTTACAGCCGATGTGACAGCTGAGTTGAGCTATGCATCAACTCAGGGAGTTCAGCCAACAGGATACGGTGAGCCCAGTTGGATACCTGAATACGATGACTTGGGTGGCGAGACAACCGAAGGTAGTTCATGGACAACTACAACGGAGCCTGAAACCACTGGACGGTATCTTTCACCCATTGCCCGGACAGCCGCTGAAATTCGCAATCGTCGCGCCCGATTACAGGCAAAGAATGTTAAGCAAAACCATAAGATTGACCAATCTATGATGAATCTTAGTTATCGGATTTAG
- a CDS encoding photosystem II manganese-stabilizing polypeptide has translation MRYRALIIAFLAICVGFLTACSDAPSAATGPLTYEQIRGTGLANTCPQLGETSRGSIPIDPSKTYTIKGLCLEPTSYFIKEEPTNKRQVASFVPAKALTRYTSSIDQVMGTLKANAKGGLTFVEEDGFDFQATTVQLPGGERVPFLFTIKNLVATTQSADSINTSTDFEGDFKVPSYRTSNFLDPKGRGLTTGYDNAVALPAQADSEELERENFKTFDIGQGKISLQVAKVDNTTGEIAGTFESVQPSDTDMGGKEPVDVKIRGIFYARVEPA, from the coding sequence ATGAGGTATCGCGCTCTAATCATCGCATTCCTGGCAATTTGCGTGGGTTTTTTGACCGCTTGCAGCGACGCTCCTTCTGCTGCAACTGGTCCGCTAACCTATGAGCAAATTCGGGGTACTGGTCTTGCAAACACCTGTCCCCAACTGGGTGAGACTAGCCGGGGTTCAATTCCAATTGATCCGAGTAAGACTTACACCATCAAAGGCCTATGTTTGGAACCAACAAGCTACTTCATCAAAGAAGAGCCAACTAACAAACGCCAAGTTGCAAGCTTCGTTCCAGCTAAAGCTCTGACTCGCTACACATCATCTATTGATCAGGTCATGGGAACATTGAAGGCTAACGCCAAAGGTGGCTTAACCTTCGTTGAAGAAGATGGCTTTGATTTTCAGGCTACTACTGTACAGTTGCCTGGTGGTGAACGGGTTCCTTTCCTGTTTACAATTAAAAATTTGGTTGCTACAACGCAATCCGCAGATAGCATCAATACCTCCACTGACTTTGAAGGTGATTTCAAAGTCCCCTCCTATCGGACTTCTAACTTCTTAGATCCAAAGGGACGGGGTTTAACAACGGGGTATGACAACGCAGTAGCTCTGCCAGCCCAGGCTGATAGTGAGGAGCTGGAGCGGGAGAACTTCAAAACGTTTGATATTGGACAAGGCAAGATTTCTCTCCAGGTTGCCAAAGTTGACAACACAACTGGCGAAATTGCAGGCACCTTTGAAAGCGTTCAGCCCTCTGATACAGATATGGGTGGTAAAGAACCTGTAGATGTCAAGATTCGTGGCATTTTCTATGCTCGTGTTGAACCTGCCTAA
- the tsaD gene encoding tRNA (adenosine(37)-N6)-threonylcarbamoyltransferase complex transferase subunit TsaD, giving the protein MSTVLALETSCDETAVAIVRDRQVLSNVVSSQIAAHQPYGGVVPEVASRQHVEILNEAIAQAFQQATLSWQDIDGVAATCAPGLVGALLVGLTAGKTLAMVQNKPFIGVHHLEGHIYASYLSSPDLQPPFLCLLVSGGHTSLIYVKDCGHYETLGQTRDDAAGEAFDKVARLMNLGYPGGPVIDRLAKEGNPQAFNLPEGQVSLPQGGYHRYDSSFSGLKTAVLRLTQKLQDAGELPVADLAASFQDAVARALTKRAIACALDYGLSAIAVGGGVAANSGLRQHLQAAAEQHNLRVLFPPLKFCTDNAAMIACAAADHLNRGHVSPLTLGAQSRMAIADVMQLYQK; this is encoded by the coding sequence ATGTCAACGGTTCTAGCCCTGGAAACAAGTTGTGATGAAACCGCCGTGGCGATTGTGCGCGATCGCCAGGTGTTGAGTAATGTGGTGTCGTCTCAGATTGCGGCTCATCAGCCCTATGGTGGTGTGGTGCCAGAGGTGGCGTCTCGGCAGCATGTGGAGATTTTGAATGAGGCGATCGCTCAGGCATTTCAACAAGCTACCCTGTCCTGGCAGGACATTGATGGCGTTGCAGCGACTTGTGCTCCCGGATTGGTAGGGGCATTGTTGGTGGGGTTAACGGCAGGTAAAACCCTGGCAATGGTTCAGAACAAGCCATTTATTGGCGTTCACCATCTAGAAGGTCATATTTACGCCTCTTACCTCAGTTCTCCAGATTTGCAGCCTCCCTTTCTCTGCCTGTTGGTTTCCGGAGGCCACACGAGCCTGATTTATGTCAAAGACTGTGGTCACTATGAGACTCTGGGACAGACCCGTGACGATGCGGCAGGTGAGGCGTTTGACAAAGTGGCTCGACTGATGAACCTGGGCTATCCCGGTGGACCCGTAATCGATCGCCTCGCGAAGGAGGGCAATCCCCAGGCGTTTAACCTGCCAGAAGGGCAAGTGTCATTGCCTCAAGGGGGCTATCATCGCTATGATTCCAGCTTTAGTGGGTTAAAAACTGCTGTGCTGCGATTAACTCAAAAACTGCAAGATGCAGGGGAACTGCCTGTTGCGGATTTAGCTGCTAGTTTTCAGGATGCGGTAGCACGAGCACTCACGAAACGAGCGATCGCCTGTGCGTTGGACTATGGGTTGAGTGCAATCGCCGTCGGAGGAGGAGTTGCCGCTAACAGTGGCTTACGGCAACACTTGCAAGCCGCAGCCGAACAACATAATCTGCGCGTGCTCTTTCCACCGCTCAAGTTTTGCACCGATAATGCCGCTATGATTGCCTGTGCCGCTGCTGATCACCTGAATCGGGGACATGTCTCCCCGTTAACGTTGGGTGCTCAGTCTCGTATGGCGATCGCTGATGTGATGCAGCTTTACCAGAAATAA